In Lactuca sativa cultivar Salinas chromosome 5, Lsat_Salinas_v11, whole genome shotgun sequence, the DNA window TCCGTTTTCTGAACTTCTTTTTTCTTCCCAGAATTATCGTTTTCAGATTCCTTTCTTTTCATATTTATATCAGAACTCACATTTCCCTCTTTTTCTTCCAAAAGTTTATTTCTTTTTAACTCCATCTCGGCCCTTTCAGATAACTTCTTTTCAGGTTTATCAACTTCTACAAATTCCTTTTCAACAGTGAAGTTCCCTCCTTCGTTTTCCCCAAGCTTATCTTTAGCCAACTCCCCTGATGTGTATGATAAATTCTTGTCTACAAATTTTTCTTGCATAGAGATATTAGAAAGCACACAGCAGCCCTCTAATAAAGGATTGTTGGTACCTATATAATTGACAGAAATATTTTCAGAAGGAAAATCATCATTATTAATTTTAAAGTTCACGACTTCCACATCAAACTCCATTGAAAGTGTACCAGCAAAAACATCAATTTTCGTTTTTGCAGTTTTCATAAAAGGTCTTCCCAAAATAATAGAGTTTGCATCTGAAGTATCCAGGTTTCCCAtgtcaaaaatgtaaaaatcaacGGGAAAAATCAGGTTATCCACTTGGACAAGAACATCCTCCAGCACACATTTTGGGTGTACTGTTGAATGATCTGCCAACTGGATAATTGTCTCGGTCTTTTCAAATTTGCAAAAATAGAATAGGGAAGGACATTAACTGAAGCTCCTAAATCAAGCATGgcttttggaaaattaattttccCCAATTTACAAGGAACTAAGAAAATCCTCGGATCCTTGCACTTTGGAGGTAAACCTGTTCGTAAAATAAAGGAGATATTTTCACCAGCATTTACAATCtcattaaatttcattttttccTTTGAGTTGCataaatttttaataaatttagcaTAACGAGGGATATGTTGGATAATATCTAAAAGTGGGACATATATTTCAACCTTGCGAAGCATTTCCATACTATCTTCATCATCTCTTTCGCGCTTCGTGCTCCTCAATCGCGATGGGAAGGGAGGTAGTGGCTTGTACTCCTTCAGAATTGGCTTGGGTAGTGTTGGGGTTTCTTTTTCAGCTTCTTCTTCAACCAAAACCTCTTCATACTCTTCAGCTTCAACTTCTTTTTCTGTCTCTTCCACATTTACTTCTttaaccataacttcttcatattctTCCTCAATCTTATTTTCTGGTTCAGATAACCTTGGACCTTCATATGTCTTTCCGCTTCTCAAGGAAATAGCACTCACATTGTGCTTTGGACTGTTTTCTGTATGCCTCAGTAACTTTCCTTGAGATTCTAGTCAACCCATAGAAGTAGCAAGTTGAGACACTTGTTGCTCCAGATTTTTGATGCTAGCTCTAGTTTCTGTCTAGAATGCTTGGGTGATCGTGGCCAAACTTTTAACAATATCCTCCAAGGCCATGCTAGAGCTACCAAAATATTGTTGCAAAGGTTGCTGGAAATCCTGGTGTTGAAAATTTTGCTGATTCTGAAAATTTTGCTGAAAACCCGACTGCTGAAAAATTCGCCGCTGCTGAAATCCAGGTGGAGGCTGAAATTGTTGTATTTGCTGATAATTGTTTATGAAAATTCTGTTCGTAGCCTCCGACAACTTATACTGCCACTGTGTCCTCTTGCAATATTGGGCACATGTTAGTAGGGTGATCAGTGTTCATGCAAATCCAACATTGTTTCGTTGCAGCTGCTTTTTCTTTGGTCAGGAGCAGAACAACTTTCGTCAATTCAGATAGCTGAGCTTCCAGATGACCATTACTGATCTCCTTGACACCCCTTGGCTGATCTGGATACCACCTATCTTTATTTCCAGAATGTTTAGACTCGATCGCCAACTTTTCAATAAGCTCTCTGATTTCAGTTGGTGTCATATCACCCAAGGAACCACCACTGGAAGCATTTATCAAGCGCCTCTCCATAGGTGTTAGGCCTTCACAAAAACAATTGTAGAGTTGATAATCGTTGATCCCATGTTGTGGTCACCATACCAGAAGCTTCTTGAATCTCTCCCAGTAAGTGTGTAAAGCTTCTCTTTTTCCTTGTATGATACCAAGGATTTCACTTCTGAGGATGGAAACCCGTGTTTTTGGAAAATATTTCTCTAAAAACAGCTTCGCGAGTTCGGTCCAAGTGGTGATGGAACCAGATGGGAGGTCATATAACCATTCCCTTGCTGAATCTTGAAgtgaaaaggggaatgcccttaactTTATCTGATCTTCTGTAACTACATGAGGCTTCATTCCAGAACAAACCACATGAAATTCCTTGAGGAATTTATGTTGGTCTTCATTTTCTAGACCGCGGAATGTGGGAAGAAGATGAATCAGCCCATATTTGATTTCTAAGTTTTAGGCTTCTGGAAATGTAATGCAAAGGTGCTGCTGGTTGACCTCTTGAGTGGCCCATTCTCTAAGGGTCTTCTCTGCTTCGTCTCCACTCATGGTTAAGTCTACAGATTCGGTTTCTGAAGAGTCTGTGGTTGCATATTTAACGGAAGAAGGTAGGGAATAAGTTTTATAAGGGTTGTTTTGAGGAGAAGATGGGGGTACTTTC includes these proteins:
- the LOC111897240 gene encoding uncharacterized protein LOC111897240, giving the protein MKPHVVTEDQIKLRAFPFSLQDSAREWLYDLPSGSITTWTELAKLFLEKYFPKTRVSILRSEILGLTPMERRLINASSGGSLGDMTPTEIRELIEKLAIESKHSGNKDRWYPDQPRGVKEISNGHLEAQLSELTKVVLLLTKEKAAATKQCWICMNTDHPTNMCPILQEDTVAPPPGFQQRRIFQQSGFQQNFQNQQNFQHQDFQQPLQQYFGSSSMALEDIVKKSQGKLLRHTENSPKHNVSAISLRSGKTYEGPRLSEPENKIEEEYEEVMVKEVNVEETEKEVEAEEYEEVLVEEEAEKETPTLPKPILKEYKPLPPFPSRLRSTKRERDDEDSMEMLRKVEIYVPLLDIIQHIPRYAKFIKNLCNSKEKMKFNEIVNAGENISFILRTGLPPKCKDPRIFLVPCKLGKINFPKAMLDLGASTETIIQLADHSTVHPKCVLEDVLVQVDNLIFPVDFYIFDMGNLDTSDANSIILGRPFMKTAKTKIDVFAGTLSMEFDVEVVNFKINNDDFPSENISVNYIGTNNPLLEGCCVLSNISMQEKFVDKNLSYTSGELAKDKLGENEGGNFTVEKEFVEVDKPEKKLSERAEMELKRNKLLEEKEGNVSSDINMKRKESENDNSGKKKEVQKTDEV